The following are encoded in a window of Vespa crabro chromosome 2, iyVesCrab1.2, whole genome shotgun sequence genomic DNA:
- the LOC124421613 gene encoding uncharacterized protein LOC124421613, giving the protein MSGSRLFDEHIKRCVKKATTDIRMTLQKLQSELSICNKYAFKMMKSDKEKESMLKGFIESAKQIGKDARQVIHICTSEEQVAFFKCLKDTLQKMKSQRVEDMKNRKNPTISEAEIDQVIQCYTNSFTVAQMRLSEAEERFQECVKEAKR; this is encoded by the exons atgagcGGTAGTCGATTATTTGACGAGCATATAAAAAGATGCGTGAAGAAAGCTACAACGGATATTAGAATGACATTGCAAAAGCTTCAGAGCGAGTTGTCGATATGTAACAAATACGCTTTTAAAATGATGAAATcggataaagaaaaggaatcgaTGTTGAAGGGATTTATAGAATCGGCCAAACAAATAGGGAAAGATGCTAGACAGGTTATACACATCTGTACAAGCGAGGAACAAG tGGCATTCTTTAAGTGTTTGAAAGATACCCTTCAGAAGATGAAGTCACAAAGGGTAGAGGATATGAAGAACAGAAAGAATCCGACAATTTCTGAAGCCGAAATAGATCAGGTCATCCAGTGTTACACCAACAGTTTCACGGTGGCCCAAATGAGACTGTCAGAGGCGGAGGAGCGCTTTCAGGAATGTGTTAAAGAGGCAAAGAGATAG